From the genome of Pseudomonas putida:
GGCCGACCCGCAACGCAAGGTGGTGGCGCTGTCGGGCGACTACGACTTCCAGTTCATGATCGAAGAGCTGGCGGTAGGCGCGCAGTTCAACCTGCCATATGTGCACGTATTGGTGAACAACGCCTACCTCGGGCTGATTCGCCAGGCACAACGTGGCTTCGACATGGATTACTGTGTACAACTGGCATTCGAGAACATCAACGCGTGCGATGATGCCGCCAGCTATGGCGTGGATCATATCGCCGTGGTCGAGGGCCTGGGCTGCAAGGCCATCCGCGTGTTCGAGCCCCATGCCATCGGCCCTGCCCTGCGTGAAGCGCAGCGCATGGCCGAGCAGTACCGGGTGCCGGTGGTGGTGGAGATCATCCTGGAGCGGGTGACCAACATCGCCATGGGCACCGAGATCAATGCCGTCAACGAATTCGAAGAACTCGCGACCACTGCCGCCGATGCGCCGACGTCGATTCTGACCCTTCGAGACCTTTAAGGAGAGCCCTATGCCACGCTTCGCTGCCAACCTGTCCATGCTGTTCACCGAACAGGATTTCCTGGCCCGCTTCAAGGCGGCCGCCGATGCTGGTTTCAGCGGCGTCGAGTACCTTTTCCCCTACGATTTCGGCGCCGCCGAGATCAAGCAACAACTCGACGCCAACGGCCTGACCCAGGTGCTGTTCAACCTCCCTGCCGGCGACTGGGGCAAGGGTGAGCGCGGCATCGCCTGCCACCCCGACCGCATCGAAGAATTCCGCGCAGGCGTCGACAAGGCCATCGAGTACGCCAAGGTGCTGGGCAACACCCAGGTCAACGCCCTGGCCGGCATCCGCCCGCAAGGCCCGGACTGCGCCACCGTGCGCAAGACCTTCGTCGACAACCTGCGCTTTGCCGCCGACAAGTTGAAGGCCGCCGGCATCCGCCTGGTCATGGAAATGATCAACACCCGCGACATCCCCGGCTTCTACCTGAACACCACCCAGCAAGCCCTGGAGATTCATGCCGAGGTGGGCAGCGACAACCTGTTCCTGCAGTACGACATCTATCACATGCAGATCATGGAAGGTGACCTGGCGCGGACCATGGAAGCCAACCTGCCCCTGATCAACCACATCCAGTTGGCGGACAACCCGGGGCGCAACGAGCCGGGGACCGGCGAGATCAACTACCGCTTCCTGTTCGAGCACCTGGACCGCATCGGCTACCAGGGTTGGATCGGCGCGGAGTACAAGCCCAAGACCACCACCGAAGCGGGCCTGGGCTGGCTGAAGACCCACAACGCGATCTAACGAACAACTCGAGCCTCCCTGTGGGAGCGGCCTTGTGTCGCGATTGGGCTGCGCAGCAGCCCCGGCCCTCTTTGCCGAGGCGAAAATCCTGGGGCCGCTGCGCGCCCCTTTCGCGACGCAAGGCCGCTCCCACAAAGGGCCCAAAGCGCCTGTTCCAGCGGGATTCGACAAATACAAAGAGGTAATCTCTCATGGCTAAAATCGGTTTCATCGGCACCGGCATCATGGGCAGCCCCATGGCTCAGAACCTGCAAAAGGCAGGTCACAGCCTGTTCCTCTCTACCCACCACAAACCCGCTCCGGCGTCGCTGACCGACGCGGGGGCAGTGGCCTTGGCCAGTCCCAAGGAAGTCGCGCAAGAAGCCGAATTCGTCATCGTCATGCTCCCCGACACTCCACAGGTCGAAGAGGTGCTGTTCGGTGACAACGGCGTTGCCCAGGGCCTGGGCCCGAACAAGGTGGTGATCGACATGAGCTCGATCTCGCCCACCGCCACCAAGGCCTTCGCCGAGAAGATCAAGGCCACCGGTGCTGCCTACCTGGACGCCCCCGTATCGGGCGGCGAAGTCGGCGCCAAGGCCGCGACCCTGAGCATCATGGTCGGTGGTGACACCGCGGTATTCGAGCGCGCGCTGCCGCTGCTACAGGCCATGGGCAAGAACATCACGCTGGTCGGTGGCAATGGCGACGGGCAGACCGCCAAGGTGGCCAACCAGATCATCGTCGCCCTGAACATCCAGGCCGTGGGCGAAGCACTGCTGTTCGCCGCCAAGAACGGCGCGGACCCGGCCAAGGTGCGTGAAGCGCTGATGGGTGGCTTTGCCTCGTCGAAGATTCTCGAAGTGCATGCCGAGCGGATGATCAAGGGCACCTTCGACCCGGGCTTCCGCATCAATCTGCACCAGAAGGACCTGAACCTGGCATTGCAAGGCGCCAAGGAGCTAGGCATCAACCTGCCCAATACCTCCAACGCCCAGCAAGTGTTCAACACCTGCCAGGCACTGGGTGGCGGCAACTGGGACCACTCGGCGCTGATCAAGGGGCTGGAGCACATGGCCAACTTCTCCATTCGCGACGACAAGTAATCCTGTTGTAGGCCTCTCTGGCCCTTTCGCGGGTAAACCCGCTCCTACAGGTACACCGCCGCCTTCAAAATCGGCGGGCCCCTGTAGGAGCGGGTTTGCCCGCGAAGAAGCCAACACCGCCTTCAAAATCGGCGGGATCCTGTAGGAGCGGGTTTGCCCGCGAAGAAGCCAACACCGCCTTCAAAATCGGCGGGATCCTGTAGGAGCGGGTTTACCCGCGAAGAAGCCAACACCGCCTTCAAAATCGGCGGGATCCTGTAGGAGCGGGTTTACCCGCGAAGAAGCCAACACCGCCTTCAAAATCGGCGGGATCCTGTAGGAGCGGGTTTACCCGCGAAGAAGCCAACACCGCCTTCAAAATCGGCGGGATCCTGTAGGAGCGGGTTTACCCGCGAAGAAGCCAACACCGATAAACCTGCAACCCTCTATTGATTCACAATTCGTGAATCAACCCTCTCCATTCCCCACCTTTATTCGCTTCCCGGACTCGCTAAGCTGGCCCCACCACTGCCCTGCAGTGAACGTGACGCCTGCGGGCTGTACCAATAACAACATCGGGTACCGATAGCGATGAAAGCGCCCAGAACGCTGTACCAGAAACACATCGACTCCCACACCGTCTGCGAACTGGACGATCAAGGGCATGTGCTGCTCTATATCGACCGTCAGGTGGCCAACGAATACACCAGCCCGCAGGCCTTCAGCGGCCTGCGCGAAGCCGGGCGCACGGTATGGCGCCCCGCCGCGACCCTGTGCGTGGTCGACCACGTCAACCCCACCGCCGCCGAACGCGTCGCCACCATGCCCGATGCCGGGGGCGCACTGCAGGTCGACTACTTCACCCGCAACTGCCGCGACTTCGGCATCGAGCTGTTCGACGTGCTGGACAAACGCCAGGGCATCGAACACGTGGTCGCGCCCGAGCAGGGCTTCATCCTGCCTGGCATGGTGGTCGCCGCCGGCGATAGCCACACCACCACCTACGGCGCACTGGGCGCCTTCGGCTTCGGCATCGGCACCTCGGAAATCGAACACCTGCTGGCCACCCAGACCCTGGTCTACAAGCGCCTCAAGAGCATGCGCGTCACGGTCGACGGCACGCCCGGGCCGGGCCTGGTTTCCAAGGACATCATCATGGAGCTGATCCGCCAGATCGGCGCATCCGGCGCCACCGGCTACGCCATCGAATTCACCGGCCCCGCCATCCGTGCACTGAGCGTCGAGGCGCGCATGACCATCTGCAACATGGCCGTCGAGGCCGGGGCGCGAGGTGCGTTCATGGCCCCCGATGAAAAGGTCTTCGCCTACCTCGCCGACAAGCCCCGCGCACCCAAGGGTGAGCTCTGGCAGGCCGCGTTGGCGCAGTGGAAAACCCTCTACACCGACGAGGGCGCGACGTTCGACCGTGAAGTGCACATGCATGTCGAGCAGCTGCAACCGATGGTCACCTGGGGCACCAGCCCCGACCAGGCCGCCGCGATCACCGGCTGCGTGCCCGACCCCAGCACCCAGCCCGACCTGATCCTGCGCCGCGACCTGGAGCGCGCCCTGCGCTACATGGACCTGCAGCCGGGCACTGCGCTCAGCGGCATCCGCATCAGCCACGCGTTCATCGGCTCGTGCACCAATGCGCGCATCGAGGACCTGCGCGATGCCGCGCGGGTGGTCAAGGGCCGCAAGGTCGCTGCGGGGGTGCGCGCCATGATCGTGCCCGGCTCCACGCAAGTGCGCGATCACGCCGAAGCCGAAGGGCTGGCCGAGATCTTCAAGAACGCAGGCTTCGAATGGCGCCAGTCCGGTTGTTCGATGTGCCTGGCCATGAACGACGATGTGCTCAACCCCGGCGACCGCTGCGCATCCAGCACCAACCGCAACTTCGAAGGGCGCCAGGGCCAGGGCGCCCGCACCCATCTGATGAGCCCGGCGATGGTCGCCGCCGCAGCGGTAACCGGCCACCTGGTCGACGTTCGTACACTGGTCCTGGAGGCTTGAGATGCAACCATTCAATTTTGTAGAGGGCGTGGCCGCGCCCATCCTGGCCGCCAACGTGGACACCGACGTGATCATGCCCAAGCAGTTTCTCAAGGGCATTGACCGCAGTGGCCTGGACCGTGGCGCTTTCTTCGATCTGCGCTTCCTTGAAGACGGCAGCGCCAACCCGGATTTCGTACTTAACCAGGCGCCTTGGCAACACAGCGCATTTCTGGTGGTGGGGCCGAACTTCGGCTGCGGGTCGAGCCGCGAACATGCGGTGTGGGGCTTGAAACAACTGGGTATTCGCGCGCTGATCGGCACGACCTTCGCCGGCATCTTCTTTGATAACTGCCAACGCAACGGCGTGTTGACCATCCAATTGCCGCCCGCCGAGCTGAAGGAGCTGGGTGAGTTGGTCAGCCAGGCGGAAGGCGCGCATATCGCCGTCGACCTCCAGGCGCAGCATATCCTCCTGGCCGATGGCCGCGCCCTGGCGTTCGACATCGACACCCTGCGCAAGCAGGCGCTGCTGCAAGGGCTCGACGCCATCGGCAGCACCCTCACCCGCAGCGAACAGATCCGCAGCTTCGAAACCCGGCACCTGCAAGCCAACCCCTGGCTCGCCTGAGCCGGCGTTGGGCTTCAGTCGGCGCGCAGGCGGCTGAAGCTCGCTTCGAGGAACTCCACGCACACCCGCAGCTTGGCGGAGTCCGCCAGGCGCGTCGGGTAAACGGCCCAGACGTTGGCGCTCTGGCTGTAGTCGTGGAGCACCTGCACCAAGCGCCCCTGCTCCAGCAGCGGCTTGACATCCCACATCGAACGCAGCAGCAAGCCTCGGTGGTTGAGCGCCCACTGCAAGACGATCTCGCCGTTGTTCGACGAGAGCCGGCCGTTGACCCGCACCTCCTCTTCCCGCTCGCCCGAGCGCAACTGCCACACGCCAAAGGGGTTGTTGCGCTCCTTCAGCACCAGGCAATCATGCCCGGCCAAATCGTCCAGCGTGCTAGGTACGCCACGTTGTTCGAGGTACTCGGGCGTTGCGCAGATCACCCTGCGGTTGGCCACCAGCTGGCGGCTGATGTGCTGCCCAGGAATGTCATCGCCAACGCGAATCTCCAGGTCGAACCCTTCGGCAACGATATCGACGACGCGGTCGTATACATCGAGGCGCACTTCCAGGTCCGGGTAGGCACTGGACAGCTCGGCGATGGCCGGTGCCACGTAGTTACGCCCGAAGCCAAAGCTGCTGCACACGTGCAGCAAGCCACGGGGCGCCTTGCGCACCTGGCTCAGGTCGCCCATGAAGTCATCGAGGTTGTCGAGGATGCGCACCGCCCATTGCTGGGCGCGCAAGCCTGCGTCGGTCAAGGCGATGCGCCGAGGGCTGCGATGCAGCAGGCGGGTGCCCAGGGTTTCCTCGAGAATCTTGATGCGCTTGCTGACGTAGGCAGGCGACTGGTCGAGCTCCAACGCCGCCCCGAAAAGCTGCCCATGCGAATGACCGTGAGAAACACGCGCAGGTCATCAGGCAGCGGCGTTGATTCATGATTCGTGTTCATAGCGTGCATGGATGCGCCGTTCCTTTACGAATCGGCGAAGGATAGCATTTTCTCCAGCCTAGGCATGCCTTTGGCAACACACGTGAACCTGGCCCTGTAGCCCCTCCTCGCACAACAATAAACAGAGGAACTCAGCATGACCCTCGCAACCCATGCAGTCCCGAACCGGCGCCGCTTCAGCGCGCTGCTGGAGTATGAAATCGGCGTGATCCCGCTGCCCTACTTCCTCGGTATCGCCCTGATCGTTTTTCTCTCCGCCCACCTGGGCTACCTGCCCAAGACCATGATCGGCGGCCTGGCCGTGATCATGACCCTGGGCATGCTGCTCGGCCAGGTCGGCCAGCGCCTGCCGTTGCTACGCGACATCGGCGGGGGTGCCATTCTCTGCCTGCTGCTGCCCTCGGTGCTGGTGTACTACGGCTTTTTCGGCAGCACCACCATCGACGCCACGAAGATGCTGATGAAGGATGCCAACTTCCTCTATTTCGTGATCGCGAGCCTGGTGGTCGGCAGCATCCTCGGCATGAACCGGACGATCCTGGTGCAGGGCATGATCCGCATGTTCGTGCCGCTGGTAGTCGGCACCCTGGCCGCTGTGCTGGCCGGCCTGGCGGTGGGCGTGTGCTTCGGCTATTCGGTGCACCACACCTTCTTCTACATCATCGTGCCGATCATCGGCGGCGGCATTGGCGAAGGCATCCTGCCGCTGTCGCTGGCCTACG
Proteins encoded in this window:
- the hyi gene encoding hydroxypyruvate isomerase, with product MPRFAANLSMLFTEQDFLARFKAAADAGFSGVEYLFPYDFGAAEIKQQLDANGLTQVLFNLPAGDWGKGERGIACHPDRIEEFRAGVDKAIEYAKVLGNTQVNALAGIRPQGPDCATVRKTFVDNLRFAADKLKAAGIRLVMEMINTRDIPGFYLNTTQQALEIHAEVGSDNLFLQYDIYHMQIMEGDLARTMEANLPLINHIQLADNPGRNEPGTGEINYRFLFEHLDRIGYQGWIGAEYKPKTTTEAGLGWLKTHNAI
- a CDS encoding 2-hydroxy-3-oxopropionate reductase, with translation MAKIGFIGTGIMGSPMAQNLQKAGHSLFLSTHHKPAPASLTDAGAVALASPKEVAQEAEFVIVMLPDTPQVEEVLFGDNGVAQGLGPNKVVIDMSSISPTATKAFAEKIKATGAAYLDAPVSGGEVGAKAATLSIMVGGDTAVFERALPLLQAMGKNITLVGGNGDGQTAKVANQIIVALNIQAVGEALLFAAKNGADPAKVREALMGGFASSKILEVHAERMIKGTFDPGFRINLHQKDLNLALQGAKELGINLPNTSNAQQVFNTCQALGGGNWDHSALIKGLEHMANFSIRDDK
- the leuC gene encoding 3-isopropylmalate dehydratase large subunit, with protein sequence MKAPRTLYQKHIDSHTVCELDDQGHVLLYIDRQVANEYTSPQAFSGLREAGRTVWRPAATLCVVDHVNPTAAERVATMPDAGGALQVDYFTRNCRDFGIELFDVLDKRQGIEHVVAPEQGFILPGMVVAAGDSHTTTYGALGAFGFGIGTSEIEHLLATQTLVYKRLKSMRVTVDGTPGPGLVSKDIIMELIRQIGASGATGYAIEFTGPAIRALSVEARMTICNMAVEAGARGAFMAPDEKVFAYLADKPRAPKGELWQAALAQWKTLYTDEGATFDREVHMHVEQLQPMVTWGTSPDQAAAITGCVPDPSTQPDLILRRDLERALRYMDLQPGTALSGIRISHAFIGSCTNARIEDLRDAARVVKGRKVAAGVRAMIVPGSTQVRDHAEAEGLAEIFKNAGFEWRQSGCSMCLAMNDDVLNPGDRCASSTNRNFEGRQGQGARTHLMSPAMVAAAAVTGHLVDVRTLVLEA
- the leuD gene encoding 3-isopropylmalate dehydratase small subunit, producing MQPFNFVEGVAAPILAANVDTDVIMPKQFLKGIDRSGLDRGAFFDLRFLEDGSANPDFVLNQAPWQHSAFLVVGPNFGCGSSREHAVWGLKQLGIRALIGTTFAGIFFDNCQRNGVLTIQLPPAELKELGELVSQAEGAHIAVDLQAQHILLADGRALAFDIDTLRKQALLQGLDAIGSTLTRSEQIRSFETRHLQANPWLA